The following proteins are encoded in a genomic region of Dokdonia donghaensis DSW-1:
- a CDS encoding nuclear transport factor 2 family protein: MDKKEIAKQYITHLENGNIEQVVALFNQNGMVDSPLYGIKKASEFYRKLKSDTLNSELHVKGIFEEDHTNSIALYFTYKWTLKNNQKVAFDVVDIIEFDNQNKIDKLKIIYDTVTARKLVEEL, translated from the coding sequence ATGGACAAAAAGGAAATAGCAAAGCAATATATAACTCATCTTGAAAATGGAAATATTGAACAAGTAGTTGCATTATTCAATCAAAATGGAATGGTTGATTCACCTCTATATGGAATAAAAAAAGCAAGTGAGTTTTATCGTAAATTAAAGAGTGATACTTTAAATTCAGAACTGCACGTAAAAGGAATTTTTGAAGAAGATCACACAAACAGTATTGCCCTTTATTTTACTTACAAATGGACTTTAAAAAATAATCAAAAAGTAGCATTTGATGTAGTTGACATTATTGAATTTGACAATCAAAATAAGATTGACAAACTGAAAATTATATATGATACGGTTACGGCAAGAAAACTAGTCGAAGAGTTGTAG
- a CDS encoding DUF7003 family protein has product MNIFGFNKKQDYSAKEILRQLDKCAEDFTFPMLDNGYVYPIHTKMSAYRDEKRWALIIEVIGFNYRGGGHDGISNCLHIFGNCIDTKPGTDNANFLYITDNSADNSTFDEEYLESLNPKAKTMLLRGKELSINHNREFYLNKGIELEEEDKIFVWEFMRGLEPEYNNELEATEKEIRERIPSDLPKIMELTEWYHPECADSELPSKNETFKQIAKVLETGKTEFYKPTNEPNNHWKNWPDGGTL; this is encoded by the coding sequence ATGAACATCTTCGGATTTAATAAGAAACAGGACTATTCAGCAAAGGAAATACTAAGGCAACTTGACAAATGTGCTGAAGATTTTACCTTTCCTATGTTGGACAATGGCTACGTTTATCCGATTCACACAAAAATGAGTGCTTACCGAGATGAAAAACGATGGGCTTTAATCATTGAAGTAATCGGATTTAATTATCGTGGCGGAGGACACGACGGAATTTCCAATTGCTTACACATTTTTGGTAACTGCATAGACACAAAGCCTGGAACTGACAACGCAAACTTTTTATACATAACAGATAATAGTGCGGACAATTCGACTTTTGACGAAGAATATTTGGAAAGTCTAAACCCAAAAGCAAAAACAATGCTTTTACGTGGAAAAGAATTGAGTATTAATCACAACAGAGAATTTTATCTGAATAAAGGAATTGAACTCGAAGAGGAAGACAAAATTTTCGTTTGGGAATTTATGAGAGGTTTAGAGCCTGAATACAACAATGAATTAGAGGCAACTGAAAAGGAAATAAGGGAACGAATTCCATCGGATTTACCAAAAATTATGGAGCTGACTGAATGGTATCATCCAGAATGTGCTGACTCGGAACTTCCAAGTAAAAATGAAACTTTTAAACAGATAGCCAAAGTATTGGAAACTGGAAAAACGGAATTCTACAAACCAACTAATGAACCGAATAATCATTGGAAAAACTGGCCAGATGGAGGAACACTATAA
- a CDS encoding phospholipase D-like domain-containing protein, with protein MRVEFLGHGLHKDHTNTVGHYMIDSFKNDDYYSFVGFSAFTKMSGINRIKKELLEASKKFKSLKFYLGIVPKGTSREALQFLIDNNIDTWIFCTSDQIMFHPKIYFFQGKHNYRFITGSSNLTSFGLFDNIEASTFFEFSKNNQQGKKLVRQFEEYFDPILNGTDKNVQKLTTEVLVDLEQSGFIWPESKTNAEYEFVKSNKKAFDKRKKLKFDKDSLGKIESKPPSYKNDSDYIPAITEDYLNSWPDFFELFKEFKKENRDKGEKYSVTVPRDYKNPSLYNWYLKQKIYHKNKILPEDHEKQLKQEHFYFGDAHKLWQEWKADTKLKLLQEAVDEGENIGLSQRYEYKGVRLGTWIQGIKKANKSGKKLDIMEKINDILDLSSKSRTPIDTATRFINDLLERENPNKANFQNRFNSALRDRIDELPDEIQQDIVDAWYLVFDEERPLGRIRTRQKDRTEEWKSFRYNKSINPEGIWSLTESKIGNLYHWIRQKRENRTRMELIRKNFNEQEKSELRREGFPI; from the coding sequence ATGAGAGTTGAATTTTTAGGACACGGACTTCATAAAGACCATACCAATACGGTTGGTCATTATATGATTGATTCGTTTAAAAATGATGACTATTACTCTTTTGTTGGATTTTCTGCTTTTACGAAAATGTCAGGAATAAACCGAATTAAGAAAGAACTACTTGAAGCTTCTAAAAAATTTAAGTCATTAAAGTTCTATCTTGGAATTGTACCAAAAGGAACTTCGAGAGAAGCTCTTCAATTTTTAATCGACAATAACATTGACACTTGGATTTTCTGTACAAGTGACCAAATAATGTTTCACCCAAAAATCTATTTTTTTCAAGGCAAGCACAATTATCGTTTTATTACGGGTTCTTCAAACTTGACAAGTTTTGGACTATTTGATAATATAGAAGCCTCTACATTTTTTGAGTTTTCAAAGAATAATCAGCAAGGGAAAAAATTAGTAAGGCAATTTGAAGAATACTTCGACCCAATTCTCAATGGAACAGATAAAAACGTTCAAAAATTAACAACAGAAGTTCTTGTTGACTTAGAACAATCAGGATTCATTTGGCCTGAATCAAAAACAAATGCGGAATATGAATTTGTAAAGTCAAATAAAAAAGCTTTTGACAAAAGAAAAAAACTGAAGTTCGACAAGGATTCTTTAGGCAAAATTGAATCAAAACCACCTTCATACAAAAATGACTCCGATTATATTCCTGCAATAACTGAAGACTACTTGAACTCTTGGCCTGATTTCTTTGAATTATTCAAAGAGTTCAAAAAAGAAAATCGTGATAAAGGAGAAAAATATAGTGTTACAGTTCCAAGAGATTACAAAAACCCTTCACTTTATAATTGGTATCTGAAACAAAAGATATATCACAAAAATAAAATACTACCAGAAGACCACGAAAAACAACTAAAACAGGAGCATTTTTACTTTGGAGATGCCCACAAGTTGTGGCAAGAATGGAAAGCGGACACTAAATTAAAGTTACTCCAAGAAGCAGTTGATGAAGGAGAAAATATTGGTTTGAGTCAACGATATGAATATAAAGGCGTACGACTTGGCACTTGGATTCAGGGAATAAAAAAAGCCAACAAATCGGGTAAAAAGTTGGATATAATGGAAAAAATAAATGACATACTCGATTTGTCTTCCAAAAGCAGGACTCCAATAGATACTGCCACAAGATTTATTAATGACCTTTTAGAAAGAGAAAATCCGAATAAAGCTAATTTTCAAAATAGATTTAATAGTGCTTTAAGAGATAGAATTGATGAACTCCCTGACGAAATTCAACAAGATATCGTTGATGCTTGGTACTTAGTATTTGACGAAGAACGTCCATTAGGGAGAATTAGAACTCGTCAAAAAGACAGAACAGAAGAGTGGAAATCATTTCGCTATAACAAGTCGATTAATCCAGAGGGTATTTGGTCTTTAACCGAATCTAAAATTGGAAATTTATATCATTGGATAAGACAGAAAAGGGAAAATAGAACAAGGATGGAATTGATTAGGAAGAACTTTAACGAACAAGAAAAAAGTGAGTTAAGGAGAGAAGGATTTCCAATTTGA
- a CDS encoding type II toxin-antitoxin system ParD family antitoxin codes for MKNTSISLGNYFDQFVSSQVSVGRYKNVSEVIRAGLRLLENEESKMIALRNAIQEGLNSPIVEDFDFEENLQRLKAEKRKNG; via the coding sequence ATGAAAAATACGTCTATATCACTTGGAAATTATTTTGACCAATTTGTGAGTTCACAAGTTTCTGTTGGAAGATATAAAAATGTGAGCGAGGTAATTCGTGCTGGACTTCGACTTTTGGAAAATGAAGAAAGCAAAATGATTGCTTTAAGAAATGCTATCCAAGAAGGACTGAATAGTCCAATAGTGGAAGATTTCGACTTTGAAGAAAACCTACAAAGATTAAAAGCTGAAAAAAGAAAGAATGGCTAA
- a CDS encoding type II toxin-antitoxin system RelE/ParE family toxin codes for MAKVVLRQEAIDDLNDIWNYTYEKWSEKQADKYYATIKLACKGIGDNPDVGKEYFGVIDNLLGLESGKHIIFYDLISEDRIEIIRILHERMDLKNRLTE; via the coding sequence ATGGCTAAAGTTGTTTTAAGACAAGAAGCCATAGATGACTTAAATGACATTTGGAACTATACTTACGAAAAATGGTCGGAAAAACAAGCTGACAAATATTATGCAACAATCAAGCTTGCTTGTAAAGGAATAGGTGATAATCCTGATGTAGGAAAAGAATATTTTGGAGTAATTGACAATTTACTCGGTCTTGAATCTGGAAAACATATAATATTTTACGATTTAATTTCTGAAGACAGAATTGAAATCATAAGAATATTACACGAAAGAATGGATTTAAAAAATAGATTAACCGAATAA
- a CDS encoding VOC family protein, translated as MRFKKLKLYTNKLESELEFYSKTLGFEVLKQTANYFSVKVGWSELVFEKTDREYKYHYCFLIPSNKLNEALEWMEKRTEIVTIENGRKTQNFDSWNADSFYFYDASGNIAEFIVRYDLNNNDFDIFDISKVLGVNEIGMPTANVRKTNDQLQTELQTEYWKGDIDRFGTNGSQEGIFLLPNYNLKDIWFPTSIKIKPEPFEAVIENKEREYHIEFRNEKIKTTANKELS; from the coding sequence ATGAGATTTAAGAAATTAAAACTTTACACTAATAAATTAGAGTCCGAACTAGAGTTTTATTCAAAAACTTTAGGGTTTGAAGTTTTAAAACAGACTGCTAATTATTTTTCTGTAAAAGTTGGTTGGAGTGAATTAGTATTCGAAAAAACAGACAGAGAATATAAATATCATTATTGCTTTTTAATCCCTTCTAATAAATTAAACGAAGCTTTAGAATGGATGGAAAAAAGAACTGAAATTGTAACTATTGAAAATGGTAGAAAAACTCAAAACTTTGACTCTTGGAATGCTGACTCGTTTTACTTTTATGATGCAAGTGGAAACATAGCTGAGTTTATTGTAAGATATGATTTGAATAATAATGATTTTGACATATTTGATATTTCAAAAGTTTTGGGAGTAAACGAAATAGGAATGCCAACAGCAAATGTTAGAAAGACAAATGACCAACTTCAAACAGAATTACAAACAGAATATTGGAAAGGAGATATAGATCGATTTGGAACAAATGGTTCACAAGAAGGAATTTTTCTTTTACCAAACTATAATTTAAAAGATATTTGGTTTCCAACATCTATAAAAATAAAGCCTGAACCTTTTGAAGCGGTTATTGAAAATAAGGAAAGAGAATATCATATAGAATTCAGAAATGAAAAAATAAAAACTACCGCAAACAAAGAACTAAGTTAA
- a CDS encoding amidohydrolase family protein, with translation MKFLNLLILFIVVSFNVNAQNNSALASNRQNNTTYVIKNVNVITMTKENKVIKNATVVVKENKIHSINKSIPENSVIIDGINKWLIPGLIDMHVHTLADGAPFVIYPTKGPLVSYKTQYNMTPYIANGVTTVFDLAARTEHFGQRNEIIRGDVIGPRMAMAKVIGGKKSNPIAKTPSDGRNAVRFAKEEGYEFIKVYTWLNEETFKAVIDEAKKQNMKVVGHIPVAFEGKPARDIFIPHFGLIAHAEEFSKQTDDYSYKKAQEFARLAKENGTWLIPNLTNMLSISQQATSLQNIKNLQGFKYVHPLMQSKWLTSNGYYGASEKLIAYYNKQYDFHMLIVKAFKEAGVPMVAGTDAGISGVIWGFSLHDELKLLVEAGLTNEEALTSATRLGAEWLEIDDKIGTIETGKFADLILLEANPLDDINNTQKISGVFVNGKWINRSKIDSMLSDIEKWNNANKEKYDWKELLNSLKN, from the coding sequence ATGAAATTCTTAAACCTTCTAATTCTGTTTATAGTTGTCAGTTTTAATGTAAACGCACAAAACAATTCAGCGCTAGCATCAAATAGACAAAATAACACTACTTATGTCATAAAGAATGTGAATGTAATTACTATGACCAAAGAAAATAAGGTCATTAAAAATGCAACAGTAGTAGTAAAAGAAAACAAAATACACTCTATTAATAAATCAATCCCTGAAAATTCTGTAATTATTGACGGAATAAACAAATGGTTAATTCCTGGGTTAATTGATATGCACGTGCATACACTGGCAGATGGGGCTCCTTTTGTAATTTATCCCACAAAAGGACCATTAGTAAGCTATAAAACGCAGTACAATATGACACCTTATATAGCTAATGGTGTTACAACTGTTTTTGATTTGGCAGCAAGAACAGAACATTTTGGGCAGCGTAATGAGATTATAAGAGGTGATGTAATAGGCCCTAGAATGGCAATGGCCAAAGTAATTGGAGGTAAAAAATCGAATCCAATAGCTAAGACCCCGTCAGATGGAAGAAATGCGGTACGCTTTGCCAAAGAGGAAGGCTATGAATTTATCAAGGTTTACACTTGGCTAAATGAAGAGACCTTTAAAGCGGTTATAGATGAAGCCAAAAAGCAAAATATGAAAGTGGTGGGTCATATCCCAGTCGCTTTTGAAGGGAAACCAGCCAGAGATATTTTTATTCCCCATTTTGGTTTAATTGCACACGCCGAAGAGTTTTCAAAACAAACAGACGATTATAGCTATAAGAAAGCACAAGAGTTTGCACGTTTGGCCAAAGAAAATGGAACTTGGTTAATTCCTAATTTGACAAATATGCTTTCCATTAGTCAACAGGCTACATCTTTACAGAACATCAAAAACTTACAAGGTTTTAAGTATGTTCACCCGCTTATGCAAAGTAAATGGCTAACTTCAAATGGTTACTATGGAGCGTCTGAAAAATTAATTGCATACTATAACAAACAATATGACTTTCATATGCTTATTGTAAAAGCTTTTAAGGAAGCTGGTGTGCCTATGGTTGCAGGAACAGATGCAGGAATTTCTGGTGTTATTTGGGGATTTTCACTTCACGACGAACTGAAGCTCTTGGTTGAAGCTGGATTAACAAATGAAGAAGCACTTACTTCTGCAACTAGATTAGGAGCAGAATGGCTTGAAATAGATGATAAAATAGGAACAATAGAAACAGGAAAGTTTGCAGATTTAATTTTGTTAGAAGCTAATCCCTTAGACGACATTAACAATACTCAAAAAATCTCAGGTGTATTTGTAAATGGTAAATGGATAAACAGAAGTAAAATAGACTCAATGCTTTCAGATATTGAAAAATGGAATAATGCCAATAAAGAAAAATACGACTGGAAAGAACTCTTAAATAGTTTAAAAAATTAA